ACAGCTTGAGAATGGTGATGATGAGGCCGGTTTGGGCAAAAAGGAGACCGACCATCCATTTGATGGTCTCAGCTTTGGATTCAGCAATTTTAGCTTCAAGCTCTTTGGAGTCTCGCCTGGTGGCAAGCTCAAGTTCCTTAAGATCCCGTCGTGTCGCCAGTTCATCCAAGTTCGTCTTGAAAATGCTGGAAAGGGTTTTTGCCTGCACCTCGGCTTACTCTTCAGTAAACCCTGCAGCTCGCAACTCTTTGACGTATGCGTGGGTATCAAACGTAATTGTCGTCATGGCAACCTCCCTCCCGCTCCATCTTATCAAAATCCATTGACTTTGCACGGCCAACCTTTGGGAAGGCACCTTTATTGGTGATGGTTATGTGGCGAGTTTTTTTACATAAAAAACCCCATGAAGCGTGCAAATTCATGGGGTTTTGTACTTGTCTCGACATCGCCGAACCGAAGAGTGGCGTCCCGTACGGGAATCGAACCCGTGTTGCCGGCGTGAAAGGCCGATGTCCTGGGCCACTAGACGAACGGGACGCACGCCACCAACGATGGCGCAACTCTGCCGGGACAAACCGACCCCTCCGGGGAGCTCCACGGAAGACGCCCTCATCCCAACAGGGCGACACAATAGTGCGCAGATGATCCCTTGGCAATGGATGATGATTTGCAGAGAATGTTTTTTTTGGGAAATCTCCCTGGTGGGGTTGGGGGCGAAGCCCTGACAGCGGCTTCCATATCCAGGCTTTTCTTGCAAGGGTGCTGAATCGTTACCATCCACAGGTCACCAAGGCCAAGGAGCAGCTCCATGAGTGTTTTGTTGGAATTTTCCATGACCCCGTTGGATAAGGGAGAGAGTGTCAGTGCCTACGTAGCCCGTTCCCTGGAGATTATCGATCACAGTGGTCTGCCCTACAAGATGGGCCCCATGGGCACCTGTTTGGAAGGTGAGTGGGATCAGGTTATGGGAGTGGCCAAGGCGTGCTATGATCGGATGCGTCAGGATTGTCAACGTATCACCATCTCCATGCGCATCGACCATCGGGCAGGGAAGGAGGGACGCTTGGAAGGAAAAGTCAAAAGCGTCGAAAGCAAACTCGGGTACAAGGTCAAAAGTTGACATCCTGATCCGGGTGGCCCACTGGCATGGCGTGGAAGGGGTTGATGCTAATCTGGGTGGGGGATTTTGTCGGCTTGGAACCCGGATGGAACTGTGCTACTCTCCCCGGCGGGTTTGGGATCCCCGGATTTGGGGTCTCGACAAACGATGGTCCCCCTTGAACACTTGCCATGATGGAACCAAAGATGCCTGCGCTCACCGATCTTACCGCCTGGAAAGCCCTGACGAAACACCGGGACCAAATGGCCGGCGTGCATATGCGCGACCTTTTCGCCGGGGAACCGGATCGCTTTGATGCCTTGTCCATCAAGCTTGAGGATATGCTGTTCGACTTTTCCAAAAACCGGATCAACCGGGAAAGCGTGCGTCTGCTGCTGCAACTGGCGCGGGAGTGCAACGTGGAGTTGTGGCGGGATCGCATGTTCGCCGGGGAAAAGATCAACAACACCGAAAAACGCGCCGTGCTGCATGTGGCGTTGCGCAACCTCTCGGACCGTCCAATCCTTGTCGATGGCGCGGATGTCATGCCAGGTGTCCGGCATGTCCTTCAGCACATGCAGGAGTTCTCCACGCTTGTGCGCAATGGCTCCTGGAAAGGTGCGACCGGCAAACCTGTCCGTGACGTGGTCAATATTGGCATCGGTGGTTCCGACCTGGGGCCCGTGATGGTGTGCGAGGCCCTGAAACCCTACGTGCAAAAGGGGTTGAATCTCCACTTTGTCTCCAATGTGGACGGCACCCATATTGCCGAAACGGTCAAAAAGCTGGACCCCGAGACCACGCTTTTCATCGTGGCGTCCAAGACCTTCACCACCCAGGAGACCATCGCCAATGCCCTCTCGGCCCGGGCATGGCTGGTGGAACACCTGGGCGAACAGGCTGTTGGCAAACACTTCGTGGCCCTTTCCACCAACAGCAAGGAGGTGGCCAGGTTTGGTATCGATGTCAAAAACATGTTTGAATTCTGGGATTGGGTCGGCGGGCGTTACAGCCTCTGGTCTGCCATTGGCCTTCCCATCGCCATTGCCATTGGTTTCGATGGCTTCCGGGAGCTTTTGGCCGGCGGGCACGCCATGGATGAACATTTCCGGACGGCTCCCCTCGAACAAAACATGCCTGTCATCAAGGCTTTGATCGGCATCTGGAACCACAACTTCCTCGGCGCCGAAAGTTTTGCCGTATTGCCTTATGACCAGTACCTGCATCGCCTGCCGGCCTTCCTTCAGCAGTCGGACATGGAGTCCAACGGCAAGTATGTGACCCGGGATGGAGCCAGGGTTGCCTGGAAGACCGGGCCTGTGCTTTTCGGTGAGCCGGGTACCAACGGGCAGCACTCGTTCTATCAGCTTGTGCATCAAAGCACCCGCTTGGTTCCTGCCGATTTTATTGCCGCCGCCCAGAGTCACAATCCCGTAGGCGATCACCACCCACTGCTGCTTTCCAACTTTTTTGCTCAAACCGAGGCCTTGCTGAAGGGAAAGACCGCTGCCGAGGTGCGCGCCGAATTGCAGGCGCAGAACCTGTCCGGCCCCGAGTTGGAACTCCTGACCGCACACAAGGTGTTCGACGGCAACCGGCCCACCAACTCCATTCTGGTGCGCCGCATCACGCCCAGGACGTTGGGGATGCTGATCGCCTTGTACGAACATGCCATTCATGTGCAGGGGATCGTTTGGGACATCAACTCCTACGACCAATGGGGGGTCGAACTGGGCAAGCAACTTGCCAAACAAATCCTTCCAGAGCTGACATCATCCGACAGAGTGACCGGTCATGACTCGTCGACCAATGGTCTCATTAATTATTACAAGGAGTTGAAAGGATCATGACCCGTTTCCACCCCAATTCGCCGGTATAATGTCCATGTCCGGGTCCGACGCAGCCGGTGTCAAACCGGCGCAGGTCATGTATGACCAAGGTGGGCCGTACAAGCTCCAGGTCAGCGAGGGGGAGAACCTGACCCTTTGCCAGTGTGGCCGATCGGAACGTCCTCCCCTGTGTACGGGGCGTCACAGATTGGAAAACGACAAAAGGCTCCCCCTCAAGTTTACGGCCCGGACGACGGGTGAGGTCGCCGTTTGCGGGTGTGGAAGGAGTCGCAACATGCCATGGTGTGATGCGAGTCATGGTCTAGGTTCCTGTGTGGGGTCGGGTGATTGACTGGGCTTGATGTCGATAACGGTTTCTGGATTTGAAGGGGAGTATGCGAAATGAGCCAATCCATGCAGGATCGGGACGGAAAAATCTGGATGGACGGCGCCATGGTCGAATGGCGCGACGCAAAAATCCACGTTTTGACCCACACCCTCCACTATGGCTTTGGCGTTTTTGAAGGCATCCGTTGCTACAAGACGGATACCGGCACCGGCTCTGCCGTTTTTCGGCTGACCGAGCATATCGAGCGTTTGTTCGGCTCTGCCCACATCCTCAACATAAAAATACCCTTCTCCCGGGCGGAAATCATGGAGGCCTGTCTGGATGTGTTGCGTCAAAACGGACTCAAGGCCGGTTATGTGCGCCCCCTGGTCTACCTGGGCGCCGACAGTCTGGGAATCAATCCCAAACCCTGCAAAGTCCGGGTGGCCGTGGCCTGTTGGGAGTGGGGCGCCTACCTGGGCGAAGATGGCATGGAGAACGGCATTCGCATCAAGACCTCATCCTACACGCGCCATCATCCCAACGTCACCATGACCCGGGCCAAGGCCGTTGGCAACTACTCCAACTCCATTCTGGCCAAAACCGAGGCCCTGACTGCGGGTTTCGATGAGGCCCTGTTGCTGGATACGGAAGGGTATGTCGCCGAAGGTTCCGGAGAGAATGTTTTCATGCTGCGCAAGGGGGTCTTGAAGACTCCGCCCCTCGACTCGGCTCTGGAGGGAATTACCCGGGATGCCATCATGGTGTTGGCCAGAGAGATGGGCTACACGGTTGTGGAACAACGTTTTCCCCGTGATGAGCTTCTCCTGGCCGATGAGGCGTTTTTCACCGGCACCGCTGCCGAGGTGACCCCGATCCGGGAGTTGGACAACCGACAGATCGGCGTCGGCAAGGCCGGGCCCGTGACCAAGGCCATACAGAAGCGTTTTTTCGATGTGGTGCATGGCCGCGACCCCTCCCACCAGGATTGGCTGACCCAGGTTCGTTGAGCTTTTACCAGGACTCCGGCGGAGATATTCCCACCATGGCAACGCATCAATACATCTTCACCATGCACAAGCTGACGAAGGTGGTGCCGCCGAAGCGCATCATCCTGGAAAACATCACCTTGGCCTTTTTGCCCGGGGCCAAGATTGGTGTTCTGGGCCTTAACGGTGCTGGCAAATCCTCCCTGCTGCGGATCATGGCTGGGTTGGACCATGAAATCAATGGGGATGCCAAACCAGCTCCGGGCATTCGGGTGGGCTTTCTCTCCCAGGAGCCCGAGTTGGATCCTGCGAAGGGTGTAAGAGGTAACGTCGAAGAGGGGGTCGCCGAGGTCAAAAAACTTCTTGATCGTTTCAACGAAGTTTCCATGAAGTTTGGCGAAGTGACCAACGACGATGAGATGAACGCCTTGGTGACGGAGCAATCCGAGTTGCAGGAGGCCATTGACCAGGTGGATGGTTGGGATCTGGATCGCAAGCTTGAGATTGCCGCCGATGCCTTGCGTCTGCCACCCTGGGATGCCGAGGTGAAGCATTTGTCGGGGGGTGAGAAACGCCGTATTGCCCTCTGCCGGTTGCTGCTGAATGCCCCCGATCTGCTGCTTCTCGATGAACCCACCAATCACCTGGATGCTGAGTCGGTCTCCTGGATGGAGCGTTTTCTGGAGCAATATCCCGGTACGGTTGTGGCAGTCACCCATGATCGCTATTTCTTGGACAATGTTGCCGGCTGGATCCTGGAATTGGATCGGGGTCGCGGCATTCCCTGGGAGGGTAACTACTCCTCCTGGCTGGAGCAGAAAGAGAAACGCCTTGCCCTGGAGAAACGCGAGGATGAGGCTCTTACCAAGCGCTTGCAGCATGAGTTGGAGTGGGTTCGTTCCTCGCCCAAGGCCCGCCAAGCCAAGAGCAAGGCTCGTATGTCCTCTTACGAGGAGCTCGCCGCCAAACATCGAGAAAAGCGCCGCGAAACGACATCACTCTTCATTCCCCCTGGCCCGCGCCTTGGCGATGTGGTCATCGAAGCCAAAGGGTTGAGCAAGGGCTTTGGGGATCGTATCCTGATCGATGATCTTTCCTTCATTTTGCCGCGCGGTGGCTTGTTGGGGGTCGTTGGTGGTAACGGTGTTGGCAAGACCACCTTCCTGCGTATGCTCACGGGTGAGGAAAAACCAGACTCTGGCAGCCTCGGCTTGGGCGAGACGGTCAAATTGACCTATGTCGATCAGAATCGGGCTGCCCTTGACCCGGAAAAGACCGTCTGGGACGTTATCTCCG
This window of the Magnetococcales bacterium genome carries:
- a CDS encoding CDGSH iron-sulfur domain-containing protein yields the protein MSGSDAAGVKPAQVMYDQGGPYKLQVSEGENLTLCQCGRSERPPLCTGRHRLENDKRLPLKFTARTTGEVAVCGCGRSRNMPWCDASHGLGSCVGSGD
- a CDS encoding branched-chain amino acid transaminase, with amino-acid sequence MQDRDGKIWMDGAMVEWRDAKIHVLTHTLHYGFGVFEGIRCYKTDTGTGSAVFRLTEHIERLFGSAHILNIKIPFSRAEIMEACLDVLRQNGLKAGYVRPLVYLGADSLGINPKPCKVRVAVACWEWGAYLGEDGMENGIRIKTSSYTRHHPNVTMTRAKAVGNYSNSILAKTEALTAGFDEALLLDTEGYVAEGSGENVFMLRKGVLKTPPLDSALEGITRDAIMVLAREMGYTVVEQRFPRDELLLADEAFFTGTAAEVTPIRELDNRQIGVGKAGPVTKAIQKRFFDVVHGRDPSHQDWLTQVR
- the pgi gene encoding glucose-6-phosphate isomerase is translated as MPALTDLTAWKALTKHRDQMAGVHMRDLFAGEPDRFDALSIKLEDMLFDFSKNRINRESVRLLLQLARECNVELWRDRMFAGEKINNTEKRAVLHVALRNLSDRPILVDGADVMPGVRHVLQHMQEFSTLVRNGSWKGATGKPVRDVVNIGIGGSDLGPVMVCEALKPYVQKGLNLHFVSNVDGTHIAETVKKLDPETTLFIVASKTFTTQETIANALSARAWLVEHLGEQAVGKHFVALSTNSKEVARFGIDVKNMFEFWDWVGGRYSLWSAIGLPIAIAIGFDGFRELLAGGHAMDEHFRTAPLEQNMPVIKALIGIWNHNFLGAESFAVLPYDQYLHRLPAFLQQSDMESNGKYVTRDGARVAWKTGPVLFGEPGTNGQHSFYQLVHQSTRLVPADFIAAAQSHNPVGDHHPLLLSNFFAQTEALLKGKTAAEVRAELQAQNLSGPELELLTAHKVFDGNRPTNSILVRRITPRTLGMLIALYEHAIHVQGIVWDINSYDQWGVELGKQLAKQILPELTSSDRVTGHDSSTNGLINYYKELKGS
- a CDS encoding MTH1187 family thiamine-binding protein, producing the protein MSVLLEFSMTPLDKGESVSAYVARSLEIIDHSGLPYKMGPMGTCLEGEWDQVMGVAKACYDRMRQDCQRITISMRIDHRAGKEGRLEGKVKSVESKLGYKVKS
- the ettA gene encoding energy-dependent translational throttle protein EttA, which produces MATHQYIFTMHKLTKVVPPKRIILENITLAFLPGAKIGVLGLNGAGKSSLLRIMAGLDHEINGDAKPAPGIRVGFLSQEPELDPAKGVRGNVEEGVAEVKKLLDRFNEVSMKFGEVTNDDEMNALVTEQSELQEAIDQVDGWDLDRKLEIAADALRLPPWDAEVKHLSGGEKRRIALCRLLLNAPDLLLLDEPTNHLDAESVSWMERFLEQYPGTVVAVTHDRYFLDNVAGWILELDRGRGIPWEGNYSSWLEQKEKRLALEKREDEALTKRLQHELEWVRSSPKARQAKSKARMSSYEELAAKHREKRRETTSLFIPPGPRLGDVVIEAKGLSKGFGDRILIDDLSFILPRGGLLGVVGGNGVGKTTFLRMLTGEEKPDSGSLGLGETVKLTYVDQNRAALDPEKTVWDVISDGLDTVSLGDREVNSRAYVSWFNFKGADQQKKVKFLSGGERNRVHLARLVKSGGNLLLLDEPTNDLDVETLRALEDALLEFPGSAVVVSHDRWFLDRIATHILAFEGESRVIFFQGNYQDYDADRRKRLGQAADQPHRVRYKKLTR